One Rhodothermales bacterium genomic window carries:
- a CDS encoding dipeptide epimerase produces the protein MTPSSISWQKITLQLRSPFGLSYGISDTRVAYLIRLANDEGLGEGTIPPYYGIEPDSMTAFWDAAGEKNEPFPDDVEQIDGWIGAEGPPPARCALSLALHDRIARRKKKTLHKLLELPTPTSLSTSYTIGLDSPEEMARVASQTSGFPILKLKLGSDGDLDRFMAVRQVRPDAELYVDANAGWTREVAVKNVRAMGDYGLALAEQPVSKDDIEGLGWVQSRVGVPVVADESLQSLADVDVLAAAGVTGVNVKLMKLGGLGPALTAIRRARELGLRIMLGCMVETSLGVTAMAHLAGLADWLDLDPPFLISNDPIDGLTYDDEARIHLPNRPGIGARLRGEIGGD, from the coding sequence ATGACCCCTTCATCCATTAGCTGGCAGAAAATTACCTTGCAGCTGCGAAGTCCCTTCGGCCTGTCGTACGGCATAAGCGACACACGTGTCGCCTATCTGATTCGGCTGGCCAATGACGAGGGCCTGGGCGAAGGAACGATCCCGCCGTACTACGGCATCGAGCCGGACTCAATGACGGCTTTCTGGGATGCGGCCGGCGAGAAGAACGAACCGTTCCCCGACGACGTCGAGCAGATTGATGGCTGGATTGGCGCCGAGGGTCCGCCGCCGGCACGATGCGCGCTCAGTCTGGCTTTGCACGATCGAATCGCCCGACGAAAGAAAAAAACACTTCATAAATTACTTGAACTCCCGACCCCAACATCCCTTTCCACATCATATACAATCGGTCTGGATTCGCCGGAAGAAATGGCTCGCGTGGCCTCGCAAACATCGGGTTTCCCGATTCTGAAATTGAAACTCGGGTCGGACGGCGATCTCGATCGGTTCATGGCCGTGAGACAGGTTCGCCCTGACGCAGAGCTTTACGTGGATGCCAATGCCGGCTGGACGCGAGAGGTCGCCGTGAAGAACGTCCGCGCCATGGGAGACTACGGCCTCGCCCTTGCCGAGCAGCCCGTATCAAAGGATGACATAGAGGGACTGGGCTGGGTGCAGTCGCGGGTGGGTGTCCCCGTAGTGGCCGACGAATCGCTGCAGTCACTCGCCGATGTAGACGTCCTGGCTGCCGCGGGCGTGACGGGCGTGAATGTCAAACTGATGAAGCTTGGGGGGCTCGGGCCCGCCCTCACCGCGATCCGACGCGCTCGTGAACTCGGCCTTCGGATTATGCTCGGGTGCATGGTCGAAACGTCGCTCGGTGTCACAGCCATGGCACACCTTGCCGGCCTCGCCGACTGGCTCGACCTCGACCCGCCCTTCCTGATCAGCAACGACCCGATCGACGGCCTCACATACGATGACGAGGCACGGATTCATCTACCCAACCGACCTGGAATCGGGGCCCGCCTTCGTGGAGAGATTGGAGGCGACTGA
- a CDS encoding 2-isopropylmalate synthase, with product MQVEEMHKAAARRPHPLVNTTEPNLLDDTFNYDLPPLIKFDGPIVEYIDGKQVIFDPEDTKKRDIFITDTTFRDGQQARPPYSVEQMVHLYDLLAKMGGPNGVIRQTEFFLYTKNDRETLDKCRALGHRYPECTGWIRAVKGDFRLVKEAGLKETGMLTSSSDFHIFNKLKFKSRKECMDSYCEVVEAAFEAGVRPRCHLEDITRADWDGFVLPFVDRLMKMSEQVPDELSVKIRICDTMGFGISYPGAQLPRSIPKMVYKLNQECGVPSDRLEWHGHNDFHKVHINGTTAWLYGCDANNGTLFGYGERTGNPPVEGALMEYIALKEDLCGINTEAITEAAEYMKSIGLPIADNYPFVGKYFNTTRAGIHAGGLRSDERIYNIFDTGKLLGLPPRVAITDKSGADGIALWVNEFFGLKGKDRISKIKIHKVARWVMDQYEVDGRITAISDEELEQKVHELMPEYWEKYHANGA from the coding sequence ATGCAAGTAGAAGAGATGCACAAGGCTGCTGCGCGCAGGCCGCATCCCCTGGTCAACACGACCGAACCAAATTTACTGGACGACACATTCAACTACGATCTGCCGCCGCTGATCAAGTTCGATGGTCCGATTGTCGAGTACATCGACGGGAAGCAGGTGATCTTCGATCCGGAGGACACGAAGAAGCGGGACATATTCATTACCGACACGACGTTTCGGGATGGGCAGCAGGCGCGGCCTCCGTACTCCGTAGAGCAGATGGTTCACCTGTACGATCTTCTCGCAAAGATGGGCGGGCCGAACGGCGTTATCCGGCAGACCGAGTTCTTTCTGTACACAAAGAACGACCGCGAGACGTTGGACAAATGTCGAGCGCTCGGCCATCGCTATCCCGAATGCACGGGATGGATCCGTGCCGTGAAGGGGGATTTTCGACTGGTGAAAGAAGCGGGTCTGAAGGAGACCGGGATGCTCACTAGCAGCTCCGACTTTCACATCTTCAACAAGCTGAAATTCAAGAGCCGCAAGGAGTGCATGGACAGCTACTGCGAGGTGGTCGAAGCGGCGTTCGAGGCAGGAGTGCGACCGCGCTGTCACTTGGAGGATATCACCAGGGCGGACTGGGATGGCTTCGTATTGCCGTTCGTCGACAGGCTGATGAAGATGAGCGAACAGGTTCCGGATGAGCTGTCGGTCAAGATCCGAATCTGTGACACGATGGGATTCGGGATCAGCTATCCAGGTGCTCAGCTACCACGCAGCATTCCCAAGATGGTGTACAAGCTGAACCAGGAATGCGGCGTTCCGAGCGACAGACTGGAATGGCACGGGCACAACGACTTCCACAAGGTTCACATCAATGGTACGACGGCGTGGCTGTATGGCTGCGACGCGAACAACGGGACCCTGTTCGGATACGGAGAGCGAACGGGCAATCCGCCGGTTGAAGGTGCACTCATGGAGTACATCGCGCTGAAGGAAGATCTTTGTGGAATCAATACCGAGGCCATCACGGAAGCGGCCGAGTATATGAAGTCAATAGGTCTTCCGATCGCGGATAACTATCCGTTCGTCGGGAAGTACTTCAATACGACACGTGCCGGAATCCATGCCGGCGGACTCCGAAGTGACGAGCGGATCTATAACATCTTCGACACCGGCAAGCTTCTGGGTCTTCCACCTCGCGTGGCCATCACGGACAAGAGCGGTGCGGATGGTATTGCGCTCTGGGTGAATGAGTTCTTCGGGTTGAAGGGGAAGGATCGGATCAGCAAGATCAAGATCCACAAGGTCGCCCGATGGGTGATGGATCAGTATGAGGTCGACGGGCGAATCACGGCTATCAGCGACGAGGAGCTCGAGCAGAAGGTGCACGAGCTGATGCCCGAATACTGGGAGAAATACCACGCCAACGGTGCGTGA
- a CDS encoding acyl carrier protein, which produces MANVEEKVMAVTARVLRLDPSEIKSDSNFALDLGAESVQSIELVANFEEAFGIEMDEDAALSVDTVGGAVEFITRVCVEQGVEV; this is translated from the coding sequence ATGGCGAATGTCGAAGAGAAAGTTATGGCCGTCACGGCCCGGGTCTTGCGGTTGGATCCGAGCGAAATCAAGTCGGATTCTAACTTCGCGCTGGATCTCGGGGCCGAGAGTGTGCAGTCCATCGAGCTGGTTGCCAACTTCGAGGAGGCGTTCGGTATTGAGATGGACGAGGATGCCGCTCTATCCGTCGATACGGTTGGCGGGGCCGTCGAATTCATAACACGCGTCTGCGTGGAACAGGGCGTGGAAGTCTGA